The Halomonas sp. KG2 genome segment GGCCGTAGCCCAGAAGAGCTGCAGTGGGACTTGGATTACCTCGTCCAAGTGTGGGAGTCCATTACCACTGAAGCTGGCAAGCGCTCAGCCCCATTCCTGATTTACCGCGAATCTAATGTCATTATCCGCGCCATGCGCGATTACCTGCGCCAAGACATTGGCGAGGTGTTAATTGACAGCCCCGAGATTCATGCAGAAGCGCTGGGCTTTATTCGTCAGGTAATGCCCTCTTACCAGCAGAAAATTAAACTCTACGCCGATGAAGTTCCGCTTTTCTCGCGTTTCCAAATTGAGTCGCAAATCGAAACTGCTTACCAGCGCGAAGTAAAACTTCCTTCTGGTGGTTCCATTGTTATCGATCACACCGAAGCGCTGGTATCTATTGATATCAACTCTGCCCGGGCTACACGCGGCAGCGATATTGAAGAAACCGCGCTACAAACCAACTCTGAAGCAGCCGATGAGATTGCTCGACAGTTGCGCCTGCGTGATATCGGCGGCCTCGTCGTTATCGACTTTATCGATATGGGCCCTGCGCGCAATCAGCGCGAGGTTGAAAATCGCATGCGCGATGCCCTGAAGCTGGATCGTGCTCGCGTTCAGATTGGTCGGATTTCTCGCTTTGGCTTAATGGAAATGTCACGTCAACGGCTGCGCCCCTCGCTAGGCGAAACCAGCGGCGTTGTTTGTCCGCGCTGTAACGGCCAAGGCACTATTCGTGATGTTCGCTCGCTTTCGCTCTCTATCATGCGCCTGATTGAAGAAGAAGCCATGAAAGAGCGCAGCGCACAAATCCGCGCCATTCTTCCAGTACCTGTCGCCACCTACTTATTGAATGAAAAGCGCAGCGTTCTAGCAGACATCGAATCACGTCAAGGCGTACGCGTAGTTCTACTGCCGAACCCCGAAATGGATACGCCGCATTACGACGTTCAGCGACTACGTGATGACCACCTAGACGATGATGAAAGCCTGACGCTATCCAGCTTCGAGCTTTCGACTGACACTGAAGTAGGTAAAGAACCCGATCCTAGCTTCACTCCGCCCGCCATGCGCGCTGAAGCAGCGGTTAAAAGCGTTGTACATAATGCACCCGCGCCCGCCTCTCTTCAGACTGAAGAGAAGGCAGAGAGAGCTGCCAAAGCAGATAAAGCCGTTACAGCGACTCCCACCGTCACTGAAGAGCAACCCAGTGTGATTGGCCGCTTTATCAGAGGCTTTGCCAAACTGCTAGGCGGTGAAGATACCAGCACGAGCCAGCCCGAACCGGAAGCTCCTGTTGCCCGCAAGCAGCCTGAGAGAACGAGCAAAAATCGCTCACAGCGCAGCGAAAGCAAGCCAAAGCCTGCCCGTGAACGTGGCGAAAGTGCCAGCAGAAACGAGCAGCGCAGCCAGCAGCAATCGAGCAATCAACAGCCGAGTAACCAGCAGCCTAGCCAACCGCGCAACGCTGATAATAACGACGATGCCAACGATAAACGTAGCGGTCCTAGTCGTACTCGCAACCGTCGACGCCACCCTCAGCAAGACGATGCCAAGCTCCAGGACAATGATCAAAAGAGCAGTCGTCAAAAAGAGCAGCAGACAAACCTAGCGGCTAAAGAGTCATCTAAAGATGAGGCGGCTAAACCTACTGCTCAACCAGAAAATCGTCGCGATAAACCACGTGATGCCAAGCCGAAAAACGAAGCTGCCCGTGAGCCTGCATCACAAACGGACGACAAACAGGATGACGGCAAGCCGAAACGCACGCGTAACAATCCGCGCAACCGCACGCGTAAACAGGCCGTTAATCCTCAAGCCGAAGCGGAACAGCTGAAACTGCAAGCCGCAGCGGCTGAAGCTCCTTCTGCAGACGCTCCTTCTGCTGAAGCTGCTGTTGAATCACCGGCGGTAGAAGCGCCTGCTGTTGAAGTGAACAGCAGTAAAGCAACGCCGGCCAGCCCCTCTTTGCAAGATGAGGCCAGCACAGCTGCCACACCAAGCGTTGAAGTAGCCACTGAAGCGCCTGAACCAGCTGTAGAGGAATCAGCAGCTGCCGATGGAACAACGGCTGAGCGCCCTGCCGAAAAGGCGGAGAAAGCACGCAAGGCTACGCGCCAGCGTCGCCAACCTCAGCAAGCGGCAGAGAAAGCGGAACCTGCAGCAGAAGAACGTGTAGAGAAAAGCGCTGAGGCCAAACCTCAACAGCCAACTTATGATGCAACTGCTGCTCAAGAGGCGGCTAGCGGTTCGTCTGAGATCGTGAAAGCTGATGCGGGAGTAGAGCTGGAGGAAGAGAGTACTTCAAACGTGAAAGAGCTTGATGCCGCCAACAGCGAATCAGTAAGCTCACGTAGCGATGAAGAAACTGCAAAAGAGAGCGACAAGCCCCAGCAGTCGGTATCTCAAGCTGCTGAGCCTCAAGAACCTTCTGAGTCTCAAAAACCTGTGTCTCAAGAACTTGTGCGTCAGGAACCTGTGTTGTCTCAAGCACCTCAGGAGACGGCACAAGAGACATCCGCAGACGCCGACATACATGCAGAAGCGCCGAAAGCTGCTGAGACTGCTGAGACTGCTGAGACTGCTGAGACTGCTGAGACTGTCGACAGTGACGCTAACACTCAGACACCGTCGCAAAGCGTAGCAGCTAGCATTGAAGCAAGCTCACCAGAGTTTGCTGAGCAGCCGGAAGCATCTTCTTTAGACAGCGACGCAGTGAGCAATACAACTGCTTCAGACACGAGCGCTGCTTCAGAAACCGCGAATGACAGCGCTGCTGCTCAAGAAAACACAGAGCAGCCTACATTGGCGACTAATGAAGAGGTTCAAACGCCTTCACCAGAGGCCCCCGTTGAAACAGTGGCACCTGAAGAAGCAAAGCAAGCGCCTGCGGCTTCTCCCCAAGACGAGGCACCTAAGCCACGCCGCCGCCGTCGTGCTCATAACGATCCTCGTGAACTGCGTAAACAAGCACAGAACACGACTAATGAGTGATCGCTAGTACTCGACACTAGCACTAAAAACCCCGCTAAGCGGGGTTTTTTTTATGCTTGTACCAAGCGAGGCTCAGGCTCTAACTCAACACCAAATTGGTCATAGACCTTGTGGGCAATATACTCTGCAAACTGCAGTAGCTCACACCGATCGCCACCGCCAAAATGCACAAGCACCAAGGCCTGCCGCGCGTGAACACCGAAAGCCCCCTGCTGAATCCCTTTCAGCCCGCATTGATCAATTAACCACCCCGCTGCCAGTTTGGATTGACCGTTAACCTGCGGAAAATATGGCATGCTAGGGTATGCCTGTAATAAGCGTGATAACTGATCGCTGTTAACTAGCGGGTTTTTAAAGAAGCTACCCGCATTTGCGAGCACCTGAGGGTCCGGCAGTTTTTCCTGACGAATAGCACACACTGCTTGAGCCACCGCCAAGCAATTCGCCGAAGCGGCTACTCGGGCAGCTAAATCTCCATAACCCAGTCTTGGCAGCGGCGTTTTTGATAGCCGAAGCGCCAACTGAGTAATGACGACTTTATCCGCTAGCGATTTTTTGAAGATGCTATCTCGGTAACCAAATTGGCAAGCATCGGCGCTTAACCAACGTACACTACCCGACGCCAACTCTACTACCTGCACCCCTACCAGAACGTCTTTAAGCTCGACACCGTATGCACCAATGTTCTGTACCGGTGCTGCGCCGCAATCACCAGGAATCAGCGCTAAGTTTTCAATACCCCACAGGCCGCGAGCCGCTAGCGTCATGACTAACGAATGCCAATTAACGCCTGCTCCCACATGAGCAACAACAGACTCTCCGCAACTTTCTAACCACCACTGCTGCATAGCAGGCCGAACCGCAATGCCTTTCAGCTTAGCGGGAAGCAGCACATTACTACCACCTCCCAAGAGCGTAATGTGCCACTGCTTAGCAACGGCTTCACGCACCACATGTTGGAGTGCACTTAGCGTTTCAGGGGCAACATACCGCTCCGCCTGACAGGGTAAACGCAGCGTGTTCGCAGAGGTTAAATCGACTGACTGGCAACGACTAAGCAAATCATTATTAGTTCTTTCACAACTCGTGATTTCACAACCTGTCATTTCTTAGCCCGTCATTTCTCAGCTGGGCAATTAGCCCTGTAGAAGCCGCCTCAATTAAATTCAGGACATGTTCAAAGCCCTCATCACCACCGTAATAAGGGTCGGGCACTTCAGCATCAGGCATATCGGCAAAATCTAGCAAGAGCCCCACATGGGCACGACTGGTACTCGGCTGTAGCGCTCGCATTGCCTTGAGGTTGTCGCGATCCATGCCTAGCACATAGTCGAATTCAAGAAAGTCACTGGCGCTTAGCTGACGAGCGCGCAAATGACTAATATCAATACCACGCTGCAAAGCAGTTGCCTGGGCACGGCTGTCTGGCGCTTTTCCAACATGCCAGCTACCCACACCACAAGAGTCAACGTTGATATGACGACTTAAGCCAGCCTCTTCAACAGCGTGCCAAAAGACGCCTTCGGCCGTTGGCGAACGACAAATATTGCCCAAACAGACAAATAGGACGCGCTTCATTCGCTTCCACCTTCACTTTCACTCGCCAGAAGCGCTCTCACCCTGGCTAAGTCTTCCGGCGTATCCACACCAGGAGGATTGATAGTGCTGGCTAGCGCAACTTGAATGGCATAGCCATGCTGTAGCGCACGCAGCTGTTCTAGCTGCTCCAACTGCTCAAGGCTCGACGGCGCCAGCTCACGATAAGCGGCAAGGAAACTGGCACGGTAGGCGTATATACCAATATGACGCAACCACGCATCGGTGGCTAAAAGCGCGGGCTGGACTTTAAATTGCTCTCGATCCCAAGGAATGGGAGCACGAGAAAAGTACAGAGCACGCCCCTGCAAGGAGCGAACAACTTTGACGACGTTAGCGTTAAATAACGTTTCAACATCAGTAATAGGCTCAGCAAGCGTCGCAATGGCCGCTTCTTGATCTTCGGCCAAACGCATCGCCACTTGGTCAATTAAGGCCGGTGGGATAAGCGGCTCATCGCCTTGCACATTCACCACTAAAGTGTCGTCGCTTAGCCCGAGCTGCTCTGCCACTTCGGCCAGTCGGTCGGTACCAGAAGGATGATCCGCGCGAGTCATAACGACATCCGCACCGTAGGGCAACATCGCATCACGTATACGAGGATCGTCAGTGGCTACCACGACACGACTTGCTTGGCTTTGACAGGCTCTTCGCCAGACATGGGCAACCATAGGCTCACCCGCGATATCCAGCAGTGGCTTACCCGGCAAGCGGGACGAGCCAAAACGCGCGGGAACAACGGCAATAAATTCGGTCTTAGCGACTGACATTACACCTCTCCGGTACGACCAGGCGAGATAGGTAGCTTTTCATCGGCATCCATCGCGCGCGCCTCTTCGGGAAGCATCACAGGGATGCCTTCTTGAATAGGATACGCCAAACCGTCGTAGTGGCAGCAAAGTTCCTGGGCTTCACGATTATACTTGAGCTTGCCATTGCAAAGCGGGCAAACCAGCATTGCCAGTAGTTCTTTATCCATCGGTGTATCCCTTTTCAGAAAGCGCTGACAATTTAGCTGCCAGCCAGTGTTCAAACTCTGGCGGAAGCACGGCTTCTACCTCTAACACCCAGCTATCGGGTGGCGCTAACGCTTGGCACTTCACTGCGTCTTTGGCGGTCATTACAACGGGCCGCTGATGACTAAAACGGAAAGTCTGGTCATCAAAACGCTGATGATCTGCTAGCGGACGCATCTCGCCCTCCACCCCTAAACTACGCAGCGTATTAAAAAAACGCTCAGGATGGCCAATACCCGCCACAGCATTCACAGGTAGCGTAAATGGCAGAGGAGTGAGTGGCACACGTTGACCATCCTGCATTCGACGCCAGCTGAGCGGCGCTAGTTGCATCGCCACTCCCTCTATAGGCAGAGGGCGACGCTGCTCACCATTAATAATCACAGCATCAACTTGAGCTAATTTACTGGGTGATTCTCTCAGCGGCCCAGCAGGTAAGCAGCGCCCATTCCCTAGCCCCCTAGCTCCATCAACAACAACCAATTCAATATCACGTCCTAACGCCAGATGCTGTAACCCATCATCACTGACAATAATGTCGCACCCACTATCAACCAGGGCTTGAACGCCTCGTGGACGGCGCGGATCAGCCACGACCGGGCAGCCCGTTTGTTGCGCCAACATTAATGGCTCATCGCCGCTTTGCGCAGGGTCAGTGATTGCGGTTACCCGTAACGGGTAGTGCGATGCTTTACCACCGTAACCACGGGTAATAATACCTGGCGACCACCCCTGCTTCCTCAGCCAGTTGACCAGCCACGCCACTAGCGGCGATTTACCGGTTCCACCAAGGGTGATATTACCCACCACGATAACGGGTACGGATGCTTTAACAGCTAGCTTTTTACCAGCGTGATAGTGAGAGCTACGGCGCGCCACAAGATAACGGTATAAATCACCCAGCGGATACAGCGGCGTTAGCCATCGGCTTCCCTGGTAAGCCGCCTTAAGCCAGCGTTGTTCCAGGCTCATTCACTCTCCTGAAACTGAAGCTGATGCAGCGCCGCATAGGCACCTCCCGCTTCTAACAACGTTTGGTGGGTACCCTGCTCAATAATGCGCCCTTGATCCATCACTAAAATACGGTCAGCCCGTTCGATGGTGGATAGACGGTGGGCAATGACCAGCGTGGTACGCCCTTCACACACATGCTCCAGCGCTTTCTGGATATAGCGCTCAGATTCGGTATCCAGTGCCGATGTCGCTTCGTCCAAGATAAGAATAGGTGCATCTTTAAAAATCGCCCGAGCGATTGCTAAGCGCTGGCGCTGCCCACCGGATAACATCACACCGTTTTCACCCACTACCGTGGCATAGCCCTGAGGCAGTTTTTCAATAAACTCACTGGCGTAAGCCGCCTGAGCGGCCGCTTCAATGGCGGCAGGGTCTGGGTTGGTAACGCCATAGCCGATGTTGTCAGCAATGGTTGCATTAAATAGCGTGACTTGTTGCGATACTAATGCAATTTGCTGACGCAAAGGGCCCAACGCATAATCATCGGCATTTACCCCATCAATCACAATGCGCCCTTCACTAGGACGATAAAAACGCGGCAGCAGGCTGACCAATGTTGATTTACCACTACCAGAGCGCCCAACAATCGCCACTAGCTCACCAGGGGCAACACTAATATTAATATCGTGCAATACATTAGGCTGGTCATCAGCGTAGCGGAAACTGACATTATCAATCACCACGCTGCCTGTAAGCTGACGGGGAATTGTCTTCCCTTCATCCTGCTCAGGGGTCAAATCAAGCAAGCCAAATAGCTCCGAAGCCGCCGCAATGCCTTTTTGAATCTCACTATTCACTTCTGTGAGCTGGCGCACCGGCTTGATCATTAGCGCTGCTGCGGTAATAAAGGCAACAAACTCCCCCGGCGTCATGTTTTCCATAAGCGCAGGCGCCATGGCAAGCCAAACCAGAATAGCCATGGAAATCGCTACCAGCATCAAGATCACTGGTGAACTCACAGCACGCGTCATCGCCTCTTTCATACTCTGACGGCGATTTTCTTCGCTTACCCGTTCAAAACGCTGTTTTTCATACTCTTCAGCACCATGCGTGCGCACGACGCGATAGCCGGAGAGCGCTTCAGAAGCGACATGAGTAACGTCCCCCATGGAGTGCTGAATACGCTTAGAGATACGCCTAAAACGCTTGCTGGCATAGCTCACCACAACAGCAATCACCGGTGTTACGCCCAAAAATAGCAGCGTTAGCATCCAGTTGGTCCAAAACAGATAACCGATCAGCCCGATAACGAACAGACCTTCACGCAGAATAATAGTGACCGCTTTCGTGGCAGCACCTGCGACCTGCTCTACGTGATACGTTACTCGAGATACCAAATGGCCACTGGAATGGTGGTCGAAGAACCGCCCAGGCAAATGTAGCAAATGCGCAAACACATCGCAGCGCAGCGTGTGAATCACATAACGTCCGACATAAGACATAAAGTAGGTGCTTAAAAATGTCCCCAACCCACGCGAAGCGAACATAATCACCACAAACAGTGGGAGCAGTAAACGAAAGGTAGCATCAGGGTTTTGAATGCCATCAATCAGCTGCTTCATCATTTCAGCTAGTGCCGTACTAGAGGCGGCATAAATAATAAAACCGACGATCGCTAACGCGAATGCGCGCCAGTGAGGTTTGACGTAAGTTAATAATCGCTTGTAGAGAACCCAACCTGAATCAGTCACACGCGCTCCCGGCCATAGTGTGCAGTTGCGAGAATTCTACCTTATGGTGACGCGCATCAACACCGCTTACGAACGCCCTGTTGCTTTCGCATGGGAATGATCTGAATTGGCTGAGTCGCTGTGAGGCTAAATTCGAGAGCGCCATCCTGGGCGGTACTCCATAAGCAGCTCTGTTGTTCCCGAAAGCGGCGCACTACCGCGTCGACCGGATGGTTAAAGGGATTATCTTTCCCAGCACTAAAAATGACATGCCGAGGACGACTTACTTGAACGAACTGAACACCCGAACTTGTATTGCTTCCATGATGCCCAGCCACTAACACGCCAATCGGCGTAATAACTTTCGCTAAGATTCTCCTTTCAACGTCCTTACCAACGTCACCGGTAATCAACAAACGCTGCCCACCCGCGCTTATTTGAAGTACACAGGAGCGGTCATTTGAGGAGAGCACGTTCTCCCCTTTTGGGGGCCATAGTATCTGATAGTCAATGCCATCACGTCGCCACTGCTGCCCTTGAACACACTCTGTACTCGCAACAGGCAGAAGCTCTCCACGGGGAACCCACCATTGCGTTACTTGATGGTCTTTTAAAAGCGCACCAATTCCTCCCGCATGGTCGGTATCGGCATGGCTGACAATGACGTGATCGAACGATTGGCCTGGGGGCCAAAGAGTTTGCAGTGGCATAAACCCACTGCGAAAACGAGGTCCTGTGTCGTATAGCAATCGATAGTTGGCGCTACGTAATTCAATCAGTTGGCCTTGCCCGACATCATAAACAATGACACGCAGCTCACCTTGGTTAAACTGTTCGTCCGCAGACCACCACGGAAAGCTTAATAGCAGTAATGTCGCACTAACACGCAACCATCCTGGGACATTGGGAAGCCCCCAACACAGCGACATCAATAACAGTGCACCTACCAGCGGAAACACCAGTATTGACGGTGGCTGCAAAAGCGGTGCCCACTGCACGGCAATGACGAGTAACTGATGAAAAACCTGCAGTGCCTGCTCAAAACACCACCACACAAAAAGCCCTATTCCAGGCAGTGGCGACAGCACCCACCCCAATAGCGCACTGGGCACCATAACGGAGCTTACCCAAGGTACAGCAACAAGATTAATCAGCGGGGCCGCAGGGGCTACTCTTCCAAATGCCAACAGCACTGCAGCCGCCATCAGCGGTGCAATGAGTAGTTGAGAACGCAGTAGCGCCCAGCACCACCCTTTTAGACCCTGTGGGCGGGGGCGGCCTTGCCAAATAATAATCAACCAGCCTACCGCAATAAACGATAGCCACAGACCAGGCCTCCACAGTGCAAGCGGATCAACCACTAACACTATCCCGAGCGCAAGCCACCAAGCTTGCCAAGCTCCTGGCGCATGACGTCCGCTAAGCACCCACAAGCCTAACAGCGTCATGATCATGGCGCGCATGGCAGGAGGTGCTAGTCCGGCTAACATGGCGTAACCCACAGCCGCCACCCCTGCTAACCACCAGGGCCAAGCACGCAGGCGCCAATTGGTGGGCGTTATCAGCCTGGCAGTAAAACGTGCCAACAACAGCACAAATGAAGCGACAAGCCCAACATGCAACCCAGAAATGACCACTAAATGCGTCGTACCCGTTGCATTGAGTAAGGTCCAATCATCTTGGGTCAACTGCTCACTATCTCCCAGCGTCAGCGCCGCAAGCCAGCGCCGGGTTCGCTCTTGCAACGGCTGACTAGCCAGCGTCGCCATTGCTCGCTGACGAAGTGTCGGCGCAGCCCCCGACAGGCGTTCGGGCGTAGGCTCCTGGCGCACATAGCCCGTCGCATGTATGCCTTCACGCCATAACCATTGCTGGTAATCAAACGTATTTGGGTTAGAAAAGCCACTGGGCGGGCGGAGCCGCAGCGTCATCCGCCAGCGCTCACCAACGAGGTAACGCTGGTTGCCATAGGCACTTACTCGCACGCTACGCAGTGCGCTACAACTTGGCAGTCCCTCGGGAGAGCGGCAAGATTCCACTGCCAAGCGCACTCGTGACGACTCCGCTTGCGTTTGAACATTGATTACTCGGGCCTCCAGAGTGACATCCTCTCCACTGAGCCCAGGAGGCAAACGGTGCCCCCACTCCTGCTGCACGCTAATAAAAACCCAGCTTGAAATAACCAGCCAAATTAATAGGCTACGCCGACATACAACCAAGCAAAGCAGCACCACAAGCACGCCTGGCAGCAAAATCTGCAGGCGCGCCTCGGGGCCGCTGATCCACGCCGCTAGCGCCCCCATCAATACTGCCAAGGCAGCCGGTAGTGCAGCGCCTAGTTGCATATCCCCTCCTTGGAACTGGGTCATTCATACCCACGCCATAGCCGAAGCACGCTGCTATATGGATAATAGGATGTACCAATTGAAAGAGTACCTGACATGCCGCGCCGTTTCCTGCAGCGCTACATGCCCAAACCCGACACATTAAGGCGACAGCGCTCACTACGCTTTATTGCGCCGTTAATTGCGGACCCCGGGTTATGGCTTTTAACACGTCGAAGCGTTGCAAACGCATTCAGCGTGGGGCTTTTTTGCGCCATGCTGCCTATACCGTTTCAAATGGTAGTTGCGGCACTGGGAGCAAGATTTAGCCGTTGTAACTTGGCACTTTCAGTAGGATTGGTGTGGATTACCAATCCACTTACCATGCCGGTCATTTTTTATTTTAATTATCGAATTGGCACGTTTCTGTTAGAAGCACCAGTGA includes the following:
- a CDS encoding DUF2062 domain-containing protein, which translates into the protein MPRRFLQRYMPKPDTLRRQRSLRFIAPLIADPGLWLLTRRSVANAFSVGLFCAMLPIPFQMVVAALGARFSRCNLALSVGLVWITNPLTMPVIFYFNYRIGTFLLEAPVREAPSRISTRWIAEQMHDILPPLMLGSLISALLLAIIANIVIRLIWRWHVSHHWKRRRLKRRQRRACIESEFDD
- the rne gene encoding ribonuclease E, with amino-acid sequence MKRMLINATQPEELRVALVDGQRLYDLDIESGAREQKKANIYRGKITRVEPSLEAAFVDFGAERHGFLPLKEISREYFIKDVSGRPSIKEVLKEGQEVIVQVDKEERGNKGAALTTFISLAGRFLVLMPNNPRAGGISRRIEGDDRSQLKDAMGQLTVPDKMGLIVRTAGIGRSPEELQWDLDYLVQVWESITTEAGKRSAPFLIYRESNVIIRAMRDYLRQDIGEVLIDSPEIHAEALGFIRQVMPSYQQKIKLYADEVPLFSRFQIESQIETAYQREVKLPSGGSIVIDHTEALVSIDINSARATRGSDIEETALQTNSEAADEIARQLRLRDIGGLVVIDFIDMGPARNQREVENRMRDALKLDRARVQIGRISRFGLMEMSRQRLRPSLGETSGVVCPRCNGQGTIRDVRSLSLSIMRLIEEEAMKERSAQIRAILPVPVATYLLNEKRSVLADIESRQGVRVVLLPNPEMDTPHYDVQRLRDDHLDDDESLTLSSFELSTDTEVGKEPDPSFTPPAMRAEAAVKSVVHNAPAPASLQTEEKAERAAKADKAVTATPTVTEEQPSVIGRFIRGFAKLLGGEDTSTSQPEPEAPVARKQPERTSKNRSQRSESKPKPARERGESASRNEQRSQQQSSNQQPSNQQPSQPRNADNNDDANDKRSGPSRTRNRRRHPQQDDAKLQDNDQKSSRQKEQQTNLAAKESSKDEAAKPTAQPENRRDKPRDAKPKNEAAREPASQTDDKQDDGKPKRTRNNPRNRTRKQAVNPQAEAEQLKLQAAAAEAPSADAPSAEAAVESPAVEAPAVEVNSSKATPASPSLQDEASTAATPSVEVATEAPEPAVEESAAADGTTAERPAEKAEKARKATRQRRQPQQAAEKAEPAAEERVEKSAEAKPQQPTYDATAAQEAASGSSEIVKADAGVELEEESTSNVKELDAANSESVSSRSDEETAKESDKPQQSVSQAAEPQEPSESQKPVSQELVRQEPVLSQAPQETAQETSADADIHAEAPKAAETAETAETAETAETVDSDANTQTPSQSVAASIEASSPEFAEQPEASSLDSDAVSNTTASDTSAASETANDSAAAQENTEQPTLATNEEVQTPSPEAPVETVAPEEAKQAPAASPQDEAPKPRRRRRAHNDPRELRKQAQNTTNE
- the msbA gene encoding lipid A export permease/ATP-binding protein MsbA, translated to MTDSGWVLYKRLLTYVKPHWRAFALAIVGFIIYAASSTALAEMMKQLIDGIQNPDATFRLLLPLFVVIMFASRGLGTFLSTYFMSYVGRYVIHTLRCDVFAHLLHLPGRFFDHHSSGHLVSRVTYHVEQVAGAATKAVTIILREGLFVIGLIGYLFWTNWMLTLLFLGVTPVIAVVVSYASKRFRRISKRIQHSMGDVTHVASEALSGYRVVRTHGAEEYEKQRFERVSEENRRQSMKEAMTRAVSSPVILMLVAISMAILVWLAMAPALMENMTPGEFVAFITAAALMIKPVRQLTEVNSEIQKGIAAASELFGLLDLTPEQDEGKTIPRQLTGSVVIDNVSFRYADDQPNVLHDINISVAPGELVAIVGRSGSGKSTLVSLLPRFYRPSEGRIVIDGVNADDYALGPLRQQIALVSQQVTLFNATIADNIGYGVTNPDPAAIEAAAQAAYASEFIEKLPQGYATVVGENGVMLSGGQRQRLAIARAIFKDAPILILDEATSALDTESERYIQKALEHVCEGRTTLVIAHRLSTIERADRILVMDQGRIIEQGTHQTLLEAGGAYAALHQLQFQESE
- a CDS encoding low molecular weight phosphotyrosine protein phosphatase; translated protein: MKRVLFVCLGNICRSPTAEGVFWHAVEEAGLSRHINVDSCGVGSWHVGKAPDSRAQATALQRGIDISHLRARQLSASDFLEFDYVLGMDRDNLKAMRALQPSTSRAHVGLLLDFADMPDAEVPDPYYGGDEGFEHVLNLIEAASTGLIAQLRNDGLRNDRL
- the lpxK gene encoding tetraacyldisaccharide 4'-kinase, whose product is MSLEQRWLKAAYQGSRWLTPLYPLGDLYRYLVARRSSHYHAGKKLAVKASVPVIVVGNITLGGTGKSPLVAWLVNWLRKQGWSPGIITRGYGGKASHYPLRVTAITDPAQSGDEPLMLAQQTGCPVVADPRRPRGVQALVDSGCDIIVSDDGLQHLALGRDIELVVVDGARGLGNGRCLPAGPLRESPSKLAQVDAVIINGEQRRPLPIEGVAMQLAPLSWRRMQDGQRVPLTPLPFTLPVNAVAGIGHPERFFNTLRSLGVEGEMRPLADHQRFDDQTFRFSHQRPVVMTAKDAVKCQALAPPDSWVLEVEAVLPPEFEHWLAAKLSALSEKGYTDG
- the kdsB gene encoding 3-deoxy-manno-octulosonate cytidylyltransferase, with product MSVAKTEFIAVVPARFGSSRLPGKPLLDIAGEPMVAHVWRRACQSQASRVVVATDDPRIRDAMLPYGADVVMTRADHPSGTDRLAEVAEQLGLSDDTLVVNVQGDEPLIPPALIDQVAMRLAEDQEAAIATLAEPITDVETLFNANVVKVVRSLQGRALYFSRAPIPWDREQFKVQPALLATDAWLRHIGIYAYRASFLAAYRELAPSSLEQLEQLEQLRALQHGYAIQVALASTINPPGVDTPEDLARVRALLASESEGGSE
- a CDS encoding Trm112 family protein, which gives rise to MDKELLAMLVCPLCNGKLKYNREAQELCCHYDGLAYPIQEGIPVMLPEEARAMDADEKLPISPGRTGEV
- the murB gene encoding UDP-N-acetylmuramate dehydrogenase — translated: MTGCEITSCERTNNDLLSRCQSVDLTSANTLRLPCQAERYVAPETLSALQHVVREAVAKQWHITLLGGGSNVLLPAKLKGIAVRPAMQQWWLESCGESVVAHVGAGVNWHSLVMTLAARGLWGIENLALIPGDCGAAPVQNIGAYGVELKDVLVGVQVVELASGSVRWLSADACQFGYRDSIFKKSLADKVVITQLALRLSKTPLPRLGYGDLAARVAASANCLAVAQAVCAIRQEKLPDPQVLANAGSFFKNPLVNSDQLSRLLQAYPSMPYFPQVNGQSKLAAGWLIDQCGLKGIQQGAFGVHARQALVLVHFGGGDRCELLQFAEYIAHKVYDQFGVELEPEPRLVQA
- a CDS encoding DNA internalization-related competence protein ComEC/Rec2; the protein is MQLGAALPAALAVLMGALAAWISGPEARLQILLPGVLVVLLCLVVCRRSLLIWLVISSWVFISVQQEWGHRLPPGLSGEDVTLEARVINVQTQAESSRVRLAVESCRSPEGLPSCSALRSVRVSAYGNQRYLVGERWRMTLRLRPPSGFSNPNTFDYQQWLWREGIHATGYVRQEPTPERLSGAAPTLRQRAMATLASQPLQERTRRWLAALTLGDSEQLTQDDWTLLNATGTTHLVVISGLHVGLVASFVLLLARFTARLITPTNWRLRAWPWWLAGVAAVGYAMLAGLAPPAMRAMIMTLLGLWVLSGRHAPGAWQAWWLALGIVLVVDPLALWRPGLWLSFIAVGWLIIIWQGRPRPQGLKGWCWALLRSQLLIAPLMAAAVLLAFGRVAPAAPLINLVAVPWVSSVMVPSALLGWVLSPLPGIGLFVWWCFEQALQVFHQLLVIAVQWAPLLQPPSILVFPLVGALLLMSLCWGLPNVPGWLRVSATLLLLSFPWWSADEQFNQGELRVIVYDVGQGQLIELRSANYRLLYDTGPRFRSGFMPLQTLWPPGQSFDHVIVSHADTDHAGGIGALLKDHQVTQWWVPRGELLPVASTECVQGQQWRRDGIDYQILWPPKGENVLSSNDRSCVLQISAGGQRLLITGDVGKDVERRILAKVITPIGVLVAGHHGSNTSSGVQFVQVSRPRHVIFSAGKDNPFNHPVDAVVRRFREQQSCLWSTAQDGALEFSLTATQPIQIIPMRKQQGVRKRC